The genomic DNA GTAGCGGACCGTCTTCTGGGGATCAGGCACAAAGAGGAAGTTGTAGTTTTCCTTGTTGCCCAGCAGATGACCTTTGTTGCTCATCCCGCTGCGCAGACTATTTTTCCTCGGTTCCGGAATGAGCCACTTCCCTTTTGGGAGCGCCTTATCCGAAATGCGGATCTCTTGGATGCTTCCGGCGAATAATGAACCCTTGCCGATCCCCTTCCCGATCGTCCACACCCCTTTGTTGGGTGCCAGTAGCCCGTTGACGGTGGATGCATTCTGGCGGAAATCTTCCGCGCCGTTGATGAACACCCTCGTCTTCTTGCCGTCATTGACCACAGCGATGTGATACCAATCCTTTTTCCCCGGGAGGGCAAAGGACCCGAAAACCCTGGATTTCTTGCCGTTTGCCGGTGTTCCCTCCCACTGTACCTGTTTAAAATGCGTGATGGTCAGCTCAGACCCTTTCCTGCCGAGGATCCCCATGCCACTGTATTCATCCCTTGTGAAAGGATCGGGAAGCTTGACGACCGCTTCAATGGTATAGCCTTTCAAGAAGGCCTCCCCATTGAGGGGGGCATCTTTACCCGTCTCAAAATATTGCCCGCCCTTCAAGCTTTTGCGGTTATGAAAGTCGAGGCTTCCGACGATGAATTTCCGTGCGATATCATCCTTCGACCAGTTCAAGAGCCCATCGGTTCCATCATTGACCAGGATGAGCTCATTGCCTTTCCCGCTCCGGTCCTTCAAGATCAGTTTCCCCTCATCCAGTGATCCGCTCTTCACTTCACTCTTGGAGAATCGCCAATGAGCCACCGTGCTGTCCTCAGCGGCTTCAGCCGTGAAGGGATATGCGATGCCCATGAACGCGGCAAGGATGAATGCCACCCATATTCTTTTCACTAGTTCCCCTCCTCCGTCGTGAATGATTTGCTCTTAGTATGGACGAAGAGGATGTATGTATGTGTGATTTTCACTTACGAAAAAGACCCTGCCGGCAAGACAGGGTCCCATGGTTTACATCTGTTTTTTGAAGCGGATCCGTTGGGAAGGCTTCAGGAGGGCAAGGAGCGGCATATGCCGTTCATGGATCCAGCCCATCACGTTGACGGAAGGATCGGCTTCCAAAGGGTGTAGGACAATCCCCATCTCCCCGCGGTAGCGCCCATAATCATCATTATCCATCGTGATGGCTCCCGGCGAGCGCTCAATGCATGCTTCAGGCGAAACTCCGGCAGCCGTCCTTGTGTTCATGATCCTGAGAACATCCCGCCCCGGATCCGGCCTTAGGACATAGTCACCCTCCACCTCACCGGCGCCTTCATAGGAAAGGGTGATGATCCCATCCGCGTCCAGCTCGTGAAGGTGATGCAAAAGATCCGCTGACCATCCAGGATCGCCGATGAATACCCCGCTGACCCCTTCATGGAAAAGACCGGCCGCATGGACGAATGGATCTCCGTGCCTATGATCTTCAAGCGTCGGGAGTCCCTGAAATAACGGTCCCCTCCGTTCCTCATCACCGGGTACGAAAGCATACACGGGAATTCCGAAAGCGTCGAACATCTCCTGTTGGGAACGGAAGAACGCTGTGCTGATCCCCGTTTCCCTTCTCGGATAAAAATTGTGCCATGCGATCAGTGCGGAAGGATCGATTCCCATCCCCAACCATTCTTCGACTTCTTCTTTCCTGACGGTACTTGCGTTAATGGCGAGCTTGAAGTGATGGGAAAGATGCTCCACATCCTCGCGCGAGAACCCATCATCCAGTCTCAGGGCCGTGACCCCAAGCGACCTCATCTCCCTGAAGCAGGTGAGGCCGAGCATCTCCGGAGTCTGCCGTGAGACGTCAGCGAAGACCTCGAAGCCTTCATCATGGAAAAGGGAGAGGAGCTGGCGTATCCGCTCCTGGCCGGCAGGCTCCTCCGGGATATGAAAGGATGTGAAAGCCTGTTTGATCCCCAAGGCAGAGGCACGGATGATCCGTTCTTCTGCCCGTGGATCAGACAGATAAATCGAAATACCGATCATTCAAACTCACTCGCCATCTCGTCTTTGAATCCGAATGCATACGTCAACAGGAAGCCTGCGAGATAGGCAATGAGCAATCCAATGACGTAATAGAGGATTTCCCCTGCGTTCACAAGGAAGATCAGCGGTACACCCGAAACACCGATGGCGAAGGTCGCCACATCGAAATAGGCTTGGAAGGCACCACCGAAACCGGCGCCGAGACATGCTGTCAGGAACGGACGGCCAAGAGGCAGCGTCACCCCGAAGATCAATGGCTCACCGATGCCTAGGATACCAGCAGGAAGGGATCCTCCGATGGCCCGCTTCAGCTTCGGCTTCTTTGTTTTGAAGAAGATGGCGAAGGCCGCTCCGACCTGACCGGCACCACCCATGGCGAGGATCGGCAGAAGTGGATCGTCCCCGATGGAATTGATGAGCTCAAGATGTACAGGCGTCAAGCCCTGATGCAGTCCGGTCACGACAAGTGGAAGGAATGTCGCCCCAAGGACGAATCCTGCACCGATACCGCCGACTTCGATCAATGATAATAATCCTTTAGTAATAATATCAGATATGAATCCACCCACCGGCATGAAGACGGTATACGTCAATAAACCCGTGACTAAGAGAGCAATCGTCGGCGTAAAGATGATATCGATGGCCTGTGGCATGATCTTCCGGACATTCTTCTCGACAAAGGCCATGAAGACGGCAGCAATCAACACCCCGATCAGTCCGCCCCTGCCCGGAAGGAGATTTTCCCCGAAGAGGGCAATGTCGCCGATGGCCGGGTTGATGATAAGGATCCCCGCAAGTCCCCCGAGTGCCGGTGAACCGCCAAATTCCTTGGCAGCATTTACCCCAACAAGAATGCCAAGATAAGCAAACAACCCGCTACCGATCACGGACAGCATCATCACGAGATCGGACTCACCATTCAGCCAGCCGGCCTGGACGAAGAATTTCGTAAAGCCTGTGATGAGACCGGAAGCGATTAATGCAGGAATAAGAGGAATAAAGATATTGGCGATCCTTCTCAGTAAAAGCTTGACCGGCGTACTGTTCTTTTTCTTCAGTTCCGCCTTCCGGTCAGCAGCCCGTGCCTTCAGATCGATGTCGCCTCCATC from Rossellomorea marisflavi includes the following:
- a CDS encoding PTS transporter subunit EIIC — its product is MTNRELAAAILEKFGGAGNITSYEHCMTRLRVKVADESLVEKATMKDIDGVIGFVEDDTYQVILGPGKVNKVTEEFGKLVAEDGGDIDLKARAADRKAELKKKNSTPVKLLLRRIANIFIPLIPALIASGLITGFTKFFVQAGWLNGESDLVMMLSVIGSGLFAYLGILVGVNAAKEFGGSPALGGLAGILIINPAIGDIALFGENLLPGRGGLIGVLIAAVFMAFVEKNVRKIMPQAIDIIFTPTIALLVTGLLTYTVFMPVGGFISDIITKGLLSLIEVGGIGAGFVLGATFLPLVVTGLHQGLTPVHLELINSIGDDPLLPILAMGGAGQVGAAFAIFFKTKKPKLKRAIGGSLPAGILGIGEPLIFGVTLPLGRPFLTACLGAGFGGAFQAYFDVATFAIGVSGVPLIFLVNAGEILYYVIGLLIAYLAGFLLTYAFGFKDEMASEFE
- a CDS encoding LamG-like jellyroll fold domain-containing protein encodes the protein MKRIWVAFILAAFMGIAYPFTAEAAEDSTVAHWRFSKSEVKSGSLDEGKLILKDRSGKGNELILVNDGTDGLLNWSKDDIARKFIVGSLDFHNRKSLKGGQYFETGKDAPLNGEAFLKGYTIEAVVKLPDPFTRDEYSGMGILGRKGSELTITHFKQVQWEGTPANGKKSRVFGSFALPGKKDWYHIAVVNDGKKTRVFINGAEDFRQNASTVNGLLAPNKGVWTIGKGIGKGSLFAGSIQEIRISDKALPKGKWLIPEPRKNSLRSGMSNKGHLLGNKENYNFLFVPDPQKTVRYMPALFHQQVKWISTMQEKLNIAMTAFLGDMVDQSDSAKQWEHSSLSLSVLDRRRVPYITLAGNHDYGLGNPYLYYYGPKRYTDKPYYKGTSPSKFSSYSITEAGSYEYLFLSVDMGHLKKDLPWAKKVLKEHPGIPTILLSHEILTSDGTFPVDTNRGSRLWEGLVDGNDQVFMTVNGHHQGTVHRIKENRFGHPVIQVLVDYQSSYNGGNGWMRLAEFDEKHDKIRFRTYSPWADSLPEKERSYFDSPYLTGDEHQFTVPLHFKERFDL
- a CDS encoding MupG family TIM beta-alpha barrel fold protein — protein: MIGISIYLSDPRAEERIIRASALGIKQAFTSFHIPEEPAGQERIRQLLSLFHDEGFEVFADVSRQTPEMLGLTCFREMRSLGVTALRLDDGFSREDVEHLSHHFKLAINASTVRKEEVEEWLGMGIDPSALIAWHNFYPRRETGISTAFFRSQQEMFDAFGIPVYAFVPGDEERRGPLFQGLPTLEDHRHGDPFVHAAGLFHEGVSGVFIGDPGWSADLLHHLHELDADGIITLSYEGAGEVEGDYVLRPDPGRDVLRIMNTRTAAGVSPEACIERSPGAITMDNDDYGRYRGEMGIVLHPLEADPSVNVMGWIHERHMPLLALLKPSQRIRFKKQM